In one window of Hymenobacter nivis DNA:
- a CDS encoding rhomboid family intramembrane serine protease — protein sequence MFNLTPTVRNLLIANVLLLVISSNLLPQVVQYGALFPVGSVFFQPWQFLTYMFLHAGWGHLIGNMFGLISFGPLLEQRWGGQRFLFFWLICGFGSGLLYEGVRAYELRPLTELRRDLVQNPTGGDFAELVRTARGSGPYAADEMALADALVRSPNDPTLRATVVQETQKLYQTVLASPMLGASGALFGVLFAFAYLFPNTELMLLFFPFPIKAKYFVFLYGAYEFYNGVHRTPGDNVAHYAHLGGLLVGFLVVYYWERGRERFY from the coding sequence ATGTTCAACCTCACGCCCACCGTTCGCAACTTGCTCATTGCAAACGTTTTGTTATTAGTCATCAGCTCCAACCTGCTGCCGCAAGTTGTGCAGTACGGGGCCCTGTTTCCGGTGGGCTCGGTCTTCTTTCAGCCCTGGCAGTTCCTGACGTACATGTTTTTGCATGCTGGCTGGGGGCATTTGATTGGCAACATGTTCGGCCTCATCTCCTTCGGGCCCCTGCTGGAGCAGCGCTGGGGTGGGCAGCGGTTCCTGTTCTTCTGGCTGATTTGCGGCTTCGGCTCCGGCCTGCTCTATGAGGGCGTGCGCGCTTACGAGCTGCGGCCCCTGACGGAGCTGCGCCGCGACCTGGTGCAAAACCCCACCGGCGGCGACTTTGCCGAGCTGGTGCGCACCGCCCGCGGCAGCGGCCCTTACGCCGCCGACGAAATGGCCCTGGCCGACGCACTGGTGCGCAGCCCCAACGACCCCACGCTGCGCGCCACCGTGGTGCAGGAAACCCAGAAATTGTACCAAACCGTGCTGGCCTCGCCCATGCTCGGCGCGTCGGGGGCCCTGTTCGGGGTGCTGTTCGCGTTTGCCTACTTGTTTCCGAACACCGAACTGATGCTGCTCTTTTTTCCGTTTCCCATCAAAGCCAAGTACTTTGTGTTTCTCTACGGTGCCTACGAGTTCTACAACGGCGTACACCGCACGCCCGGCGACAACGTGGCCCACTATGCCCACCTTGGCGGCCTGCTCGTCGGCTTTTTGGTGGTATATTACTGGGAGCGCGGCCGCGAGCGGTTCTATTAA
- a CDS encoding SDR family oxidoreductase, giving the protein MPFPGLKPTATSGSNAGPLAGQVALITGSESGIGRETARAFCRQGAAVVLNGRQATRLEATRQALAAEGYQVAACVADVTDYAAAERLIATAITTFGRLDILVTNASISMRAYFRDLTPEVFRQVLDSNVYGSVYPLKAALPYLILTRGSVTFISSISALNGMPSGSAYCAGKAALANLAHTLRLELADTGVHFGVVHIGFTQNDADKRVLDAAGRSVPIAYRSPRWQKSQAEVAASILRHVRRRRRRTVVSALGYLILVVHTLLPRLGDWVVRASQRRLRNFYE; this is encoded by the coding sequence ATGCCTTTTCCTGGTTTAAAGCCCACGGCTACGTCCGGTAGCAACGCTGGTCCGCTGGCCGGCCAGGTGGCCCTCATCACCGGCTCTGAGTCGGGCATCGGGCGCGAAACGGCCCGTGCATTTTGCCGGCAGGGCGCAGCCGTGGTGCTCAACGGCCGCCAGGCTACGCGCCTCGAAGCCACTCGCCAGGCCCTGGCCGCGGAGGGCTACCAAGTAGCCGCCTGCGTGGCCGACGTGACCGATTATGCCGCCGCCGAACGCCTCATTGCCACGGCGATAACCACGTTCGGTCGGCTTGATATCTTGGTTACCAACGCTAGTATTTCGATGCGCGCCTACTTCCGCGACCTCACGCCCGAGGTATTCCGGCAGGTACTCGACAGTAACGTTTACGGCTCGGTGTACCCGCTCAAGGCGGCCCTGCCTTACCTCATTCTGACCAGGGGCAGCGTCACGTTCATCTCGTCCATTTCGGCCCTGAATGGGATGCCCAGCGGCTCGGCCTACTGCGCCGGCAAGGCCGCCCTGGCCAACCTCGCCCACACCCTGCGTCTGGAGCTGGCCGATACGGGCGTACATTTTGGGGTGGTGCACATTGGTTTTACCCAGAACGATGCCGACAAGCGCGTGCTCGACGCGGCCGGGCGGTCCGTGCCCATTGCGTACCGTTCGCCACGCTGGCAGAAGTCGCAGGCCGAAGTGGCGGCTAGTATCTTGCGGCATGTGCGGCGGCGGCGGCGGCGCACGGTTGTTTCGGCGCTGGGCTACCTTATTTTGGTGGTGCACACGCTGTTGCCGCGCCTCGGCGATTGGGTGGTGCGCGCCAGCCAGCGCCGCCTGCGGAACTTCTACGAATGA
- a CDS encoding rhomboid family intramembrane serine protease, with product MSVFQEIRTAFDRRDNALNQLLLLNVLVFAALIILHAGLTIGGVGGLYEPVLRQFAMSSSLPVLARHPWTVLTYAFTHEGFFHILFNLLNLYWFGQIIREYLGNRRLVSLYVLGALAGGLVFLLSYNFLPAFRPGLGASVVGASASVTAIIVAAATLLPDFTFMLIFLGPVKIKWIALAVVLISLAGINGGNPGGEITHLGGALLGFVFVKQLKAGRDLGRPIQAIGDWIGNLFSRRPSMSVSTTRRPEPVTTAARGARPAAAPGQPHPDEVDSILEKISRSGYESLSKDEKQKLFRASQQ from the coding sequence ATGAGTGTTTTTCAAGAAATCCGCACCGCCTTCGACCGGCGCGACAACGCCCTGAACCAGTTGCTGCTGCTGAATGTACTGGTGTTTGCGGCCCTTATCATCCTGCACGCCGGCCTCACCATCGGTGGCGTGGGGGGCTTATATGAGCCGGTGCTGCGGCAGTTCGCCATGTCCTCGTCCTTGCCTGTACTGGCCCGCCACCCCTGGACGGTGCTCACTTACGCCTTCACGCACGAGGGCTTCTTCCATATTTTATTCAACCTGCTGAACCTCTACTGGTTCGGCCAGATCATCCGCGAGTATTTGGGCAACCGCCGGCTCGTGAGCCTCTACGTGCTGGGGGCCCTGGCGGGGGGGCTAGTGTTCCTGCTGAGCTACAACTTCCTGCCCGCGTTTCGGCCGGGACTGGGCGCGTCGGTGGTGGGGGCCTCGGCCTCCGTCACGGCCATCATCGTGGCGGCGGCCACGCTGCTGCCCGACTTCACGTTTATGCTGATTTTTCTGGGGCCCGTCAAAATCAAGTGGATAGCGTTGGCCGTGGTGCTCATCTCGCTGGCCGGCATCAACGGCGGCAACCCCGGCGGCGAAATTACCCACCTCGGCGGGGCTCTGCTGGGCTTCGTGTTCGTCAAGCAACTCAAGGCCGGCCGCGACCTGGGCCGTCCCATCCAGGCCATCGGCGATTGGATAGGCAACCTGTTCAGCCGCCGGCCCAGCATGAGCGTCAGCACCACCCGCCGCCCCGAGCCCGTGACGACCGCCGCCCGCGGGGCCCGTCCCGCCGCCGCTCCCGGCCAGCCCCACCCCGACGAGGTAGATTCTATCCTGGAAAAAATCTCCCGCTCCGGCTACGAGAGCCTATCTAAGGACGAGAAGCAGAAGCTATTCCGCGCCAGCCAGCAGTAG
- the arsS gene encoding arsenosugar biosynthesis radical SAM (seleno)protein ArsS (Some members of this family are selenoproteins.), protein MKSLKATGNQLADSAFQLTVLRQEVVDVLHLPPFHQKMREAGLFPLRPVAPAVLQINVGKMCNQVCKHCHVDAGPDRKEIMTRATMQLCLDVLAQTDIPTVDLTGGAPEMNPDFRWFVEEISKLGRKVLVRCNLTIIVANKKYHDLPDFFKQHGVEVASSLPFYSADKTDRQRGDGVFADSIKALKMLNAVGYGQPDSGLVLNLVYNPAGAFMPGPQAALQRQFKQALAKDFGIVFNDLFAITNLPVSRFLDYLVESGNYAGYMEKLVNAFNPSAAAGVMCRDTISVGWDGGLYDCDFNQMLDLHVASTSQHIRDFDAAALAQRPIVVNQHCYGCTAGAGSSCGGTVA, encoded by the coding sequence ATAAAATCTCTCAAAGCGACTGGCAACCAGCTCGCCGACTCGGCCTTTCAGCTCACCGTGCTGCGCCAGGAAGTAGTGGACGTGCTGCACCTGCCGCCCTTCCACCAGAAAATGCGGGAGGCAGGGCTGTTTCCGCTGCGGCCGGTAGCCCCGGCGGTGCTGCAAATCAACGTGGGCAAGATGTGCAACCAGGTTTGCAAGCACTGCCACGTGGATGCCGGTCCCGATCGCAAGGAAATCATGACCCGCGCCACGATGCAGCTCTGCCTCGACGTGCTGGCCCAAACCGATATTCCCACGGTGGACCTTACCGGTGGGGCCCCGGAGATGAACCCCGACTTCCGGTGGTTTGTGGAGGAAATCAGCAAGCTGGGCCGCAAAGTGCTGGTGCGTTGCAACCTGACCATCATCGTGGCCAATAAGAAGTACCACGACCTGCCCGATTTTTTCAAGCAGCACGGCGTGGAGGTGGCTAGCTCGCTGCCCTTCTACTCGGCCGACAAAACCGACCGCCAGCGCGGCGACGGCGTGTTTGCCGACTCCATCAAAGCCCTCAAAATGCTGAACGCCGTGGGCTACGGCCAGCCGGACAGCGGCCTGGTGCTGAACCTGGTGTACAACCCGGCTGGCGCCTTTATGCCGGGGCCCCAGGCGGCCTTGCAGCGGCAGTTCAAGCAGGCGCTGGCGAAAGATTTTGGCATCGTGTTCAACGACCTTTTCGCTATTACGAACCTGCCGGTTAGCCGCTTCCTGGACTACCTCGTGGAGTCGGGCAACTACGCGGGCTACATGGAAAAGCTGGTGAACGCCTTCAACCCTAGCGCTGCGGCCGGCGTGATGTGCCGCGACACCATTTCGGTGGGCTGGGACGGCGGCCTCTACGACTGCGACTTCAACCAGATGCTTGACCTGCACGTGGCCAGCACCAGCCAGCACATCCGCGACTTCGACGCCGCGGCCCTGGCCCAGCGCCCCATCGTGGTCAACCAGCACTGCTACGGCTGCACGGCTGGCGCGGGCTCGAGCTGCGGCGGCACGGTAGCATAA
- a CDS encoding NAD-dependent epimerase/dehydratase family protein, whose protein sequence is MPAAPLPRVLVTGANGFLGRHLVAELLRRGYPVRALVRPGSAAAGALPPLPSLPIEVVEFDLARVADQAEIATVGSGCGALIHAAALAQVNPARNSAVWAANLGGTEQALRLAHQVGVGRFVYVGTANVFGFGPKQRPGDETWAYAGRRYGLDYMDSKRAATDRVLGAVAREQLPAVLVHPTFMLGPGDARPTSGALLLELLGGRLPGYPLGGKNYVHVRDVAVATVNALTMGCVGESYILGNENLSYREAFALMAETVGVGAPRWPVPPPLANFYGAACDFKARLTGRPTQVNAAMVAVANDGHYFTAQKARRELALPQTSISQAVADAFSWFKAHGYVR, encoded by the coding sequence ATGCCAGCCGCCCCGCTCCCCCGCGTACTCGTAACCGGTGCCAACGGCTTCCTGGGCCGCCATCTCGTGGCCGAGCTGCTGCGCCGTGGCTACCCTGTGCGCGCGCTGGTGCGGCCGGGCAGCGCGGCGGCTGGGGCCCTGCCGCCCTTGCCGTCGCTGCCCATCGAGGTAGTCGAGTTTGACCTGGCCCGTGTGGCCGACCAAGCCGAAATAGCCACTGTGGGCAGCGGCTGCGGGGCCCTCATCCACGCGGCAGCCCTGGCCCAGGTGAACCCCGCCCGCAACTCGGCGGTGTGGGCCGCCAATCTAGGCGGCACCGAGCAGGCGCTGCGGCTGGCGCACCAAGTAGGGGTGGGGCGCTTCGTGTACGTAGGCACGGCCAACGTTTTCGGCTTCGGTCCAAAACAGCGGCCCGGCGACGAAACCTGGGCCTACGCCGGCCGCCGCTACGGGCTTGACTACATGGACAGCAAGCGTGCTGCTACCGACCGCGTGCTGGGCGCCGTGGCCCGCGAGCAGCTGCCCGCCGTGCTGGTGCACCCCACCTTTATGCTGGGCCCCGGCGATGCGCGGCCCACTTCGGGCGCGCTGCTGCTGGAACTGCTGGGCGGCCGCCTGCCCGGCTACCCCCTAGGCGGCAAAAATTACGTGCACGTGCGCGACGTGGCCGTGGCCACCGTCAACGCCCTGACCATGGGTTGCGTGGGCGAGTCGTATATCCTGGGCAATGAAAACCTGAGCTATCGCGAAGCCTTCGCCCTAATGGCCGAAACCGTGGGGGTAGGAGCCCCGCGCTGGCCGGTGCCGCCGCCGCTGGCTAACTTTTACGGTGCAGCTTGCGACTTCAAGGCCCGCCTCACCGGCCGCCCCACCCAAGTAAATGCAGCGATGGTAGCCGTGGCCAACGACGGCCACTACTTCACCGCGCAGAAAGCCCGCCGCGAATTGGCCTTGCCCCAAACCTCCATTTCCCAAGCCGTGGCCGATGCCTTTTCCTGGTTTAAAGCCCACGGCTACGTCCGGTAG
- a CDS encoding type II toxin-antitoxin system RelE family toxin, translating to MKTAFSSRFLRDLDKLPNAAVKSAVADVIEAVEVAANLTGIVNLKKLKGYKMAYRIRVGDFRIGVFITGGEVEFARVVDRKDIYKLFP from the coding sequence ATGAAAACCGCTTTTTCCAGCCGTTTCTTGAGAGACTTGGATAAATTGCCCAACGCCGCCGTGAAATCAGCGGTAGCTGACGTTATCGAAGCGGTTGAAGTGGCGGCTAATCTGACGGGTATCGTCAATCTCAAAAAATTAAAAGGCTACAAAATGGCCTATCGCATCAGGGTGGGCGACTTTCGTATCGGCGTATTTATAACGGGTGGCGAAGTTGAATTTGCTCGGGTTGTGGACCGAAAAGATATTTACAAGCTGTTTCCATAA
- a CDS encoding DUF433 domain-containing protein, translated as MNLSSRITVNPEICHGKPIVRGMRWPVVVLLDLLASGMTNEEILEEHPELEREDLSAVLEYNKLNSLN; from the coding sequence ATGAATCTATCATCCCGAATTACCGTCAACCCGGAAATTTGCCACGGCAAGCCCATCGTGCGCGGGATGCGGTGGCCAGTGGTGGTGCTCCTGGACCTGCTGGCGTCGGGCATGACCAACGAAGAGATTTTGGAGGAACACCCCGAACTGGAGCGGGAAGATTTGAGCGCTGTCCTTGAATATAATAAATTGAATAGTTTGAATTAA
- the mutL gene encoding DNA mismatch repair endonuclease MutL produces MPDIIRLLPEYLANQIAAGEVVQRPASVVKELLENAVDAGATQVQLIVKEAGKQLVQVVDNGTGMSPTDARMSLERHATSKIRSTEDLFRIRTLGFRGEALASIAAVAQVEIRTKQPMQETGSLLLVEGSQVTSQQPTACPDGTSIAVKNLFFNVPARRNFLKSNAVEMRHVLDEFQHVALANPQVGFSLFQNDLEVFGLPAGKLSQRIVQLLGNGYKEQLANCEEVTPFIAVRGYVGKPESAKKSRGDQFFFVNNRFIRSAYLNHAVLAAYEGLLPRDAHPFYVLFLELDPKAIDINVHPTKTEIKFEDEKTVYAVVRSAVKQSLGLHNIAPSLDFDGDVNFAPIRPLRAGKPAAGASRWLRPEDNLPAVTPADRNDFAGGPGLAGAPAARPTAAGFANFDPDTRTDGFARQAAPRPTEQARRDLEAFYRELGQPLRTADDLPAEDAEATTAPAPAGAPGALPLAFPEDDPSTKHQAPGTNLPSREGGPGHRAVQVQQRYVLVPVKSGVLLIDQEAARERILYEQYAQGLERADGASQTLLFPRTVSFSPADFAVLRELTEPLHTLGFRFVEFGPHTIAVEAVPAGMPAQAEKELLESLIEQFRTAAGPLRLDRHEALARALARRVASSTAAARLPDAELNALADRLFACQVPGYTPDGRKTLVLLDAAQLADFFRS; encoded by the coding sequence ATGCCCGATATCATCCGCCTGCTTCCTGAGTACCTCGCCAACCAGATTGCGGCCGGCGAGGTAGTGCAGCGCCCCGCCTCGGTGGTGAAGGAGCTGCTGGAAAACGCCGTGGATGCCGGCGCCACCCAGGTGCAACTCATTGTGAAAGAGGCCGGCAAGCAGCTCGTGCAAGTCGTGGACAACGGTACGGGCATGAGCCCCACCGACGCCCGCATGAGCCTGGAGCGCCACGCCACCAGCAAAATCCGCAGCACCGAAGACCTATTCCGCATCCGCACACTAGGCTTCCGGGGTGAGGCCCTGGCCAGCATCGCGGCCGTAGCCCAGGTCGAAATCCGCACCAAGCAGCCCATGCAGGAAACCGGCTCGTTGCTGCTCGTGGAAGGCTCGCAGGTGACCAGCCAGCAGCCCACGGCCTGCCCCGACGGCACGAGCATCGCCGTGAAAAACCTGTTTTTCAACGTGCCCGCCCGCCGCAACTTTCTCAAAAGCAACGCCGTGGAGATGCGCCACGTGCTCGACGAGTTTCAGCACGTGGCGCTGGCCAACCCGCAGGTGGGCTTCTCGCTGTTTCAGAACGACTTGGAGGTGTTTGGGCTGCCAGCCGGCAAGCTCAGCCAGCGCATTGTGCAGCTGCTGGGCAATGGCTACAAGGAGCAGCTGGCCAACTGCGAGGAGGTGACGCCCTTCATTGCCGTGCGCGGCTACGTGGGCAAGCCCGAGTCGGCCAAAAAAAGCCGGGGTGACCAGTTTTTCTTCGTCAACAACCGTTTCATCCGCTCGGCCTACCTCAACCACGCTGTGCTGGCGGCCTACGAGGGCCTGCTCCCGCGCGATGCCCACCCGTTTTACGTGCTATTTCTGGAGCTGGACCCCAAGGCCATTGACATCAACGTGCACCCGACCAAGACGGAAATCAAGTTCGAAGACGAGAAAACGGTGTATGCTGTGGTGCGCTCGGCCGTGAAGCAGAGCCTAGGCCTGCACAACATCGCGCCCTCGCTGGACTTCGACGGCGATGTGAACTTTGCACCCATCCGGCCGCTGCGGGCCGGCAAGCCGGCCGCCGGGGCCTCGCGCTGGCTGCGCCCCGAGGACAACCTGCCCGCCGTGACGCCCGCCGACCGGAACGATTTTGCGGGGGGACCCGGCCTGGCCGGGGCCCCCGCCGCCCGGCCCACGGCGGCTGGCTTCGCCAATTTCGACCCCGACACCCGCACCGACGGCTTTGCCCGCCAGGCCGCGCCGCGCCCCACCGAGCAGGCCCGGCGCGACCTTGAAGCTTTCTACCGCGAGCTGGGCCAGCCCTTGCGCACGGCCGACGATTTGCCCGCGGAGGACGCGGAGGCCACCACCGCGCCTGCGCCAGCCGGGGCCCCAGGGGCCCTGCCGCTGGCTTTCCCGGAAGACGACCCAAGCACCAAGCACCAGGCACCAGGCACCAACCTGCCCAGCCGCGAAGGGGGCCCCGGCCACCGCGCCGTGCAGGTGCAGCAGCGCTACGTGCTGGTGCCGGTGAAGTCGGGTGTGCTGCTGATTGACCAGGAGGCGGCCCGCGAGCGGATTCTCTACGAGCAGTACGCGCAGGGCCTGGAGCGCGCCGACGGGGCCTCGCAGACGCTGCTATTTCCGCGCACGGTGAGCTTTTCGCCCGCCGATTTTGCGGTGCTGCGGGAGCTGACCGAGCCGCTGCATACGCTGGGCTTCCGCTTCGTCGAGTTTGGGCCCCACACCATTGCCGTGGAGGCCGTGCCCGCCGGCATGCCCGCCCAGGCCGAAAAGGAGCTGCTCGAAAGCCTGATTGAGCAGTTCCGCACCGCCGCCGGGCCCCTGCGCCTCGACCGCCACGAGGCCCTGGCGCGGGCCCTGGCCCGGCGCGTGGCCAGCAGCACCGCCGCCGCCCGCCTGCCCGACGCCGAGCTGAACGCCCTGGCCGACCGCCTGTTTGCCTGCCAGGTGCCCGGCTACACCCCCGACGGCCGCAAAACCCTGGTGCTGCTCGACGCCGCCCAGCTGGCCGACTTTTTCCGCTCCTAA
- a CDS encoding arsenosugar biosynthesis-associated peroxidase-like protein: METYYNPADLKKFGNIGEFQKEFADKFFAYYGAVFAEGALTAREKSLIALAVAHAVQCPYCIDAYSADTLEKGCTEPEMMEAVHVAAAIRGGATLVHGVQMMNKVKELSM, from the coding sequence ATGGAAACTTATTACAATCCCGCCGACCTCAAGAAATTTGGCAACATTGGCGAGTTCCAGAAGGAATTCGCCGATAAATTCTTCGCTTACTACGGCGCCGTATTTGCCGAAGGGGCCCTCACGGCCCGCGAAAAGTCGCTCATTGCCCTGGCCGTGGCCCACGCCGTGCAGTGCCCCTACTGCATTGACGCCTACTCGGCCGACACGCTCGAAAAGGGCTGCACCGAGCCCGAAATGATGGAGGCCGTGCACGTGGCCGCCGCCATTCGCGGCGGCGCCACGCTGGTGCACGGCGTGCAGATGATGAACAAAGTCAAGGAGTTATCGATGTAA
- a CDS encoding glycoside hydrolase family 3 N-terminal domain-containing protein, translating into MKLFLRPPGPLRTTVWLALAALLLAAGTLLSFASLRKLPADPLPNSPLEMAWVDSVFNSLTPDQRLGQFFMVAAYSNREKAHADRIERLVRNQGVGGVMFLQGGPKRQALLTNRLQAAAKVPLLIATDAEWGLDMRLDSSAHFAKEMTLGALDDPQYVYQMGQAIARKLRALGVHINFAPVLDVNSNPNNPVIGNRAFGENQDRVAALGVQYIKGLQDSRVMAVAKHFPGHGDTDTDSHVALPVVNTDMARLTKVDLVPFQQAFDAGVMGTMVAHLYIPLFDTTNAKTTTLSHALVTDLLKDKMGFKGLVFTDALNMRSVSKLYKDGELDAMALAAGNDVLLFSEDVPAALTRIREAVAAGKLQQADLDLRVKKILRAKYWAGLNHYRPVNLAVLHDSLNQPSTRVLAQRIFEHATTVVKNDDQLLPFQRLDTLRIAAITIGTPAEGPYATIFNKYQTGPVYAVADRYAPDSTFARLLPRLKPYNVVVVSLHQMNNTPSHSYGLGDGALKFLKQLQATKGIKTVVVAMGNAYGLKYLEGARTLVCAYEDHYAAQLVVPQILFGALPARGKLPVTVSPTLPVGTGLATPDLHRLRYAAPESEGLDSRVLAGIDNIALESQTYAAAPGCQVLVAKNGTVVFDQSYGYCTYDQSQPVTSSTLYDLASVTKVAGTLQAIMYLKDQGRLNLDERVATYLPEMQRTNKRDMTVRDVLLHQAGLKPGIPTWERTVRDGKLKPTFYADQKSVDFPNEVAPGEYSVKAADDSVWTWTLRSSLLPKVHGKYPVEYSDLSFLIMKRLSEKLLKQPIEEFLQANFYRPLGLGSLTYNPLTRFPKSCIAPTENDTYYRHEQLQGTVHDQMAALVGGVGGHAGLFATANDLAVLMQMDLQNGNYGGTRYFQTPVVSEFARPQVAGNKRGLGWDHGDPSKPQGPTSNLAPASTFGHTGFTGTCVWMDPDNQILYIFLSNRVYPDAGNNKLRQYNIRTRIQEVIYKALAAGQLAAKPSKGLGASSSAAGSQ; encoded by the coding sequence TTGAAGCTTTTCCTTCGCCCCCCGGGCCCGCTGCGTACCACGGTTTGGCTGGCCCTCGCGGCGCTACTGCTAGCGGCGGGCACGCTGCTCTCGTTCGCCAGCTTGCGGAAGCTCCCGGCCGACCCGCTGCCCAACTCCCCCCTCGAAATGGCGTGGGTCGACAGCGTGTTCAACTCGCTTACGCCTGATCAGCGCCTGGGCCAGTTCTTCATGGTGGCCGCCTACTCGAACCGCGAGAAGGCCCACGCCGACCGCATCGAGCGGCTGGTGCGCAACCAGGGCGTGGGCGGGGTGATGTTTCTGCAAGGGGGCCCCAAGCGCCAAGCCTTGCTCACCAACCGCTTGCAGGCCGCCGCCAAGGTGCCGCTGCTCATTGCCACCGACGCCGAGTGGGGCCTCGACATGCGCCTCGACTCGTCGGCCCACTTCGCCAAGGAAATGACGCTGGGGGCCCTCGACGACCCGCAGTACGTGTACCAGATGGGCCAGGCCATTGCCCGCAAGCTGCGGGCGCTGGGCGTGCATATCAACTTCGCACCGGTGCTCGACGTGAACTCGAACCCCAACAACCCGGTGATTGGCAACCGCGCCTTTGGCGAAAACCAGGACCGGGTGGCGGCGCTGGGCGTGCAGTATATCAAGGGATTGCAGGACAGCCGGGTGATGGCCGTGGCCAAGCACTTCCCCGGACACGGCGACACCGACACCGACTCGCACGTAGCCCTGCCGGTCGTCAATACCGACATGGCGCGGCTCACGAAAGTCGACCTAGTACCCTTCCAGCAGGCGTTCGACGCCGGGGTGATGGGCACGATGGTGGCCCACCTCTACATCCCACTCTTCGACACAACCAACGCCAAAACCACCACCCTCTCGCACGCCCTGGTTACGGACTTGCTGAAGGACAAGATGGGCTTTAAAGGCCTGGTGTTCACCGATGCACTGAACATGCGCAGCGTGAGCAAGCTCTACAAAGACGGTGAGCTGGACGCCATGGCCCTGGCCGCGGGCAACGATGTACTGCTGTTTTCGGAAGACGTGCCGGCCGCGCTTACCCGCATCAGGGAGGCCGTGGCGGCGGGCAAATTGCAGCAGGCCGACCTCGACCTGCGGGTGAAGAAAATTCTGCGGGCCAAATACTGGGCCGGGCTGAACCACTACCGCCCCGTGAACCTAGCCGTGCTGCACGACAGCCTGAACCAGCCCAGCACCCGCGTGCTGGCCCAGCGCATTTTTGAGCACGCCACCACGGTAGTAAAAAACGACGACCAGCTCCTGCCCTTCCAGCGGCTTGATACGCTGCGCATTGCGGCCATCACCATCGGCACGCCGGCCGAGGGGCCCTACGCCACTATTTTCAACAAGTACCAGACCGGCCCGGTGTACGCCGTGGCCGACCGCTACGCGCCCGACTCCACGTTTGCCCGCCTGCTGCCGCGCTTGAAGCCTTACAACGTGGTGGTAGTGAGCCTGCACCAGATGAACAACACCCCCAGCCACAGCTACGGCCTGGGCGACGGGGCCCTGAAATTCCTTAAGCAGCTCCAGGCCACCAAAGGCATCAAAACGGTGGTGGTGGCCATGGGTAACGCCTACGGCCTCAAGTACCTGGAGGGGGCCCGCACGCTGGTCTGCGCTTACGAAGACCACTACGCGGCCCAGCTGGTGGTGCCGCAGATACTGTTTGGGGCCCTGCCGGCGCGGGGCAAGCTGCCGGTCACCGTATCGCCGACCCTGCCGGTGGGCACCGGCCTGGCTACGCCCGACCTGCACCGCCTCCGCTACGCCGCCCCCGAAAGCGAGGGCCTCGACTCGCGCGTGCTGGCCGGCATCGACAACATCGCCCTCGAAAGCCAGACCTACGCCGCCGCCCCCGGCTGCCAGGTGCTGGTGGCCAAAAACGGCACCGTGGTGTTCGACCAAAGCTACGGCTACTGCACCTACGACCAGTCGCAGCCCGTGACCAGCAGCACGTTGTACGACCTGGCGTCCGTCACCAAGGTGGCCGGCACTTTGCAGGCCATCATGTACCTCAAAGACCAGGGCCGCCTGAACCTGGACGAAAGAGTAGCCACTTACCTGCCCGAAATGCAGCGCACCAACAAGCGCGACATGACCGTGCGCGACGTGCTGCTGCACCAGGCGGGCCTCAAGCCGGGCATTCCCACCTGGGAGCGCACTGTGCGCGACGGCAAGCTGAAGCCGACCTTTTACGCCGACCAAAAATCAGTTGACTTTCCCAACGAGGTGGCCCCCGGCGAGTACAGCGTAAAGGCCGCCGACGACTCGGTGTGGACCTGGACGCTGCGCTCGTCGCTGCTGCCCAAGGTGCACGGCAAGTACCCGGTGGAGTACTCCGACCTCAGCTTTCTCATCATGAAGCGCCTGAGCGAGAAGCTGCTGAAGCAACCCATTGAGGAGTTTTTGCAAGCCAATTTCTACCGGCCCCTGGGCCTGGGCAGCCTGACGTACAACCCGCTCACGCGCTTCCCCAAAAGCTGCATTGCCCCCACCGAGAACGATACGTATTACCGCCACGAGCAGCTGCAAGGCACCGTGCACGACCAGATGGCAGCCCTGGTGGGCGGCGTAGGCGGCCACGCTGGCCTCTTCGCCACCGCCAACGACCTGGCCGTGCTGATGCAGATGGACCTGCAAAACGGCAACTACGGCGGCACCCGCTACTTCCAGACGCCGGTGGTGTCGGAGTTTGCCCGGCCCCAGGTGGCGGGCAATAAGCGCGGTCTGGGCTGGGACCATGGCGACCCCAGCAAGCCCCAGGGCCCCACCAGCAACCTGGCCCCGGCCAGCACCTTCGGTCACACCGGCTTCACCGGCACCTGCGTGTGGATGGACCCCGACAACCAAATCCTCTACATCTTCCTATCGAACCGCGTGTACCCCGACGCCGGTAACAACAAGCTGCGCCAGTACAACATCCGCACCCGCATCCAGGAGGTGATTTATAAGGCCCTGGCCGCCGGCCAGTTAGCCGCAAAGCCCAGCAAGGGACTCGGCGCATCCAGCAGCGCCGCGGGCAGCCAGTAA